One Rhizobium bangladeshense DNA window includes the following coding sequences:
- a CDS encoding amidohydrolase family protein has protein sequence MFDLIVRNANLPDGRTGVDIGIKGDRIIAVERNLQAQAGEDIDATGRLVSPPFVDPHFHMDATLSLGLPRMNVSGTLLEGIALWGELRPIVTREELVDRALRYCDLAVTQGLLFIRSHVDTSDPRLVTVEAMTEVRERVAPYIDLQLVAFPQDGYYRSPGAIDALNKALDLGVDIVGGIPHFERTMGDGTASVEALCRIAADRGLPVDMHCDETDDPLSRHIETLAAQTIRFGLQGRVAGSHLTSMHSMDNYYVSKLIPLMAEAEINVIPNPLINIMLQGRHDTYPKRRGMTRVRELMDAGLNVSFGHDCVMDPWYSMGSGDMLEVGHMAIHVAQMAGIEDKKKIFDALTVNSAKTMGLAGYGLEKGCNADLVILQARDPLEALRLKPNRLAVIRRGKVVARSAPRIGELFLDGRPARIDGGLDYAPRC, from the coding sequence ATGTTCGATCTGATCGTCAGAAACGCAAATCTCCCCGATGGCCGCACCGGCGTCGATATCGGCATCAAGGGCGACAGGATCATCGCTGTCGAGCGCAATCTCCAGGCGCAGGCGGGAGAAGACATCGACGCAACCGGAAGGCTGGTCAGTCCGCCTTTCGTCGATCCGCATTTTCATATGGACGCTACCCTGTCGCTCGGCCTGCCGCGCATGAATGTTTCCGGCACCTTGCTCGAAGGCATCGCGCTCTGGGGGGAGCTGCGTCCTATCGTGACCAGGGAAGAACTGGTTGATCGCGCGCTACGCTATTGCGATCTGGCGGTGACGCAGGGCCTGCTCTTCATCCGCAGCCATGTCGATACGAGCGATCCCAGGCTGGTGACGGTCGAGGCGATGACCGAGGTCCGCGAAAGGGTGGCGCCCTATATCGACCTGCAACTGGTCGCCTTCCCGCAGGACGGCTATTACCGCTCGCCGGGCGCCATCGATGCACTCAACAAGGCTCTCGACCTGGGCGTCGATATAGTCGGCGGCATTCCCCACTTCGAACGGACGATGGGTGACGGCACGGCCTCGGTCGAGGCGCTCTGCCGCATCGCTGCCGATCGCGGCCTGCCGGTCGATATGCATTGCGACGAAACCGACGATCCGCTGTCGCGCCATATCGAGACGCTGGCTGCGCAAACCATTCGCTTCGGCCTGCAGGGTCGTGTTGCCGGCTCTCATCTGACGTCGATGCATTCGATGGACAATTATTACGTTTCCAAGCTGATCCCGCTGATGGCGGAGGCGGAGATCAACGTCATTCCCAATCCGCTGATCAACATCATGCTGCAGGGACGGCACGATACTTATCCGAAACGCCGCGGCATGACCCGTGTGAGGGAATTGATGGATGCCGGGCTCAATGTTTCCTTCGGGCACGATTGCGTGATGGACCCGTGGTATTCGATGGGATCGGGCGACATGCTGGAGGTTGGCCACATGGCGATCCATGTCGCGCAGATGGCCGGCATCGAAGACAAGAAGAAGATCTTCGACGCCCTGACCGTCAACTCGGCGAAAACGATGGGCCTTGCAGGCTACGGCCTGGAGAAAGGATGCAACGCCGATCTGGTGATCCTCCAGGCGCGCGACCCGCTGGAGGCGCTGCGGCTGAAGCCGAACCGGCTGGCGGTGATCCGCCGCGGCAAGGTCGTCGCCCGCTCGGCGCCGCGCATCGGCGAACTTTTCCTGGATGGTCGTCCGGCCCGGATCGACGGCGGCCTGGACTATGCGCCTCGCTGTTGA
- a CDS encoding class I SAM-dependent methyltransferase, protein MALDLADFYDAELARHNWQLRDAANVGTADRVLDIGCGAGQTTREAARAATRGQAVGVDSSAEMLEIARRRSAAEGLRNAAFEQGDAEVHAFPAASFDLCISRFGVMFFADPAAAFANIGRAMRPGARLAWMVWQSRERNEWSDAIRQALAAPATVSAGTPDPFSLGDPAVANELLRTAGFTSIDFIDVREPVFYGPNVDAALDALAGLYLVKDALAHAGEPPEEPLRRLRDLLELRMTSEGVFFDSRAWIITARRAAA, encoded by the coding sequence ATGGCGCTGGATCTTGCCGACTTTTACGACGCAGAATTGGCGCGACACAATTGGCAGCTTCGGGATGCTGCCAATGTCGGTACCGCTGACCGGGTGCTCGATATCGGCTGCGGTGCGGGGCAGACGACCCGCGAGGCCGCCCGCGCCGCGACGCGGGGACAAGCGGTCGGTGTGGACAGCTCCGCGGAGATGCTGGAGATCGCGAGGCGGCGGAGCGCCGCCGAGGGTCTACGCAATGCCGCCTTCGAACAGGGCGACGCCGAAGTCCACGCATTTCCCGCTGCCAGTTTCGACCTCTGCATCAGCCGCTTCGGCGTGATGTTTTTTGCCGACCCGGCGGCGGCCTTTGCGAATATTGGCCGGGCGATGCGTCCGGGCGCACGCCTTGCGTGGATGGTGTGGCAGAGCCGGGAGCGCAACGAGTGGTCCGATGCTATCCGGCAGGCTCTGGCGGCGCCGGCTACGGTTTCCGCAGGCACTCCCGATCCGTTTTCGCTCGGCGATCCTGCTGTCGCTAACGAGCTCTTACGGACAGCAGGCTTTACTTCGATCGACTTTATCGACGTTCGAGAGCCGGTCTTCTACGGACCAAATGTGGATGCGGCACTCGATGCGCTCGCCGGCCTCTATCTCGTGAAAGACGCGCTTGCACATGCTGGTGAACCGCCCGAAGAACCGCTGCGGCGGCTGCGCGATTTGCTGGAGCTTCGTATGACCTCAGAAGGCGTATTCTTCGACTCGCGCGCATGGATCATCACGGCGCGCCGGGCAGCGGCATAG
- a CDS encoding alpha/beta fold hydrolase produces the protein MGVMSSMLWWPERFCEELAVQGRYVIRYDQRDTGLSTYYPPGEPSYSFSDLADDAIAVLDGYGIEAAHLVGMSMGGFVAQEAALRHPRRVRTLTLISSSPVGIGGLPSSTAAYKEHSAAAENIDWSDLEAIADFMRRDSAMLAGTKHPHDAEAASALIVRDMDRAPSYVSATNHFMLLSGNEGATLHASRIEKPVLAIHGTSDPLFPIEHGEAFTRAAPNARLHRIIGGGHEIHDLDIDEVVRAIAGHTIS, from the coding sequence ATGGGAGTGATGTCTTCCATGCTGTGGTGGCCGGAAAGGTTCTGTGAGGAACTCGCCGTCCAAGGACGCTACGTCATTCGCTACGACCAGCGCGACACGGGGCTTTCCACGTATTATCCGCCAGGCGAGCCGAGCTATTCGTTTAGCGATCTGGCCGACGACGCCATCGCCGTTCTCGATGGTTATGGAATTGAAGCCGCGCATCTGGTGGGCATGTCGATGGGCGGTTTCGTTGCGCAGGAGGCCGCACTGCGTCATCCCCGGCGGGTGCGGACGCTCACCCTGATCAGTTCGTCGCCAGTTGGGATCGGCGGGTTGCCCTCCTCCACCGCAGCTTACAAGGAACATTCCGCCGCTGCCGAGAACATCGATTGGTCCGACCTTGAAGCCATCGCTGATTTCATGCGGCGTGACTCAGCCATGCTTGCCGGCACGAAGCATCCGCACGACGCCGAGGCCGCGAGCGCTCTGATTGTCCGCGATATGGACCGCGCACCATCCTATGTCAGTGCGACGAACCACTTCATGCTGTTGAGCGGAAATGAGGGGGCAACCTTACATGCATCCCGAATAGAGAAGCCGGTACTCGCAATCCACGGCACATCAGATCCGCTATTTCCAATTGAGCATGGAGAGGCCTTCACGCGTGCCGCCCCGAACGCAAGATTGCACCGGATCATTGGCGGAGGACACGAAATTCATGATCTGGACATCGACGAGGTGGTGCGCGCAATCGCGGGCCACACGATATCCTGA
- the msrA gene encoding peptide-methionine (S)-S-oxide reductase MsrA — translation MTEERAVLAGGCFWGMQDLIRRYKGVISTRVGYTGGDVPNATYRNHGTHAEAIEIIFDPTRISYREILEFFFQIHDPTTRNRQGNDVGTSYRSAIFYVSPEQERVARDTIADVDASGLWPGKVVTEVVPASDFWEAEPEHQDYLERIPNGYTCHFVRPGWKLPARQKIA, via the coding sequence ATGACCGAAGAACGTGCAGTACTCGCCGGCGGCTGCTTCTGGGGCATGCAGGACCTCATCCGCCGGTACAAGGGCGTGATCTCGACCCGCGTCGGCTATACAGGCGGCGATGTGCCGAATGCCACCTACCGCAACCACGGAACCCATGCCGAGGCGATCGAGATCATCTTCGATCCCACCCGGATCAGCTATCGCGAAATCCTCGAATTCTTCTTCCAGATCCACGACCCGACCACGCGCAACCGCCAGGGCAACGACGTCGGAACGAGCTATCGCTCGGCGATCTTCTACGTCAGCCCGGAACAGGAGCGCGTCGCCCGCGATACGATTGCCGATGTCGACGCATCGGGCCTCTGGCCCGGCAAGGTCGTCACCGAAGTCGTGCCGGCGAGCGATTTCTGGGAGGCCGAGCCCGAACATCAGGACTATCTGGAGCGGATACCGAACGGCTATACCTGCCACTTCGTCCGGCCGGGCTGGAAACTGCCGGCCCGCCAGAAGATCGCCTGA